Proteins from one Mus pahari chromosome 10, PAHARI_EIJ_v1.1, whole genome shotgun sequence genomic window:
- the Nptn gene encoding neuroplastin isoform X1, with translation MSGSSLPGALALSLLLVSGSLLPGPGAAQNAGFVKSPMSETKLTGDAFELYCDVVGSPTPEIQWWYAEVNRAESFRQLWDGARKRRVTVNTAYGSNGVSVLRITRLTLEDSGTYECRASNDPKRNDLRQNPSITWIRAQATISVLQKPRIVTSEEVIIRESLLPVTLQCNLTSSSHTLMYSYWTRNGVELTATRKNASNMEYRINKPRAEDSGEYHCVYHFVSAPKANATIEVKAAPDITGHKRSENKNEGQDAMMYCKSVGYPHPEWIWRKKENGVFEEISNSSGRFFITNKENYTELSIVNLQITEDPGEYECNATNSIGSASVSTVLRVRSHLAPLWPFLGILAEIIILVVIIVVYEKRKRPDEVPDDDEPAGPMKTNSTNNHKDKNLRQRNTN, from the exons CTGGGTTTGTCAAGTCGCCCATGTCAGAAACTAAGCTCACGGGGGACGCCTTTGAGCTGTACTGTGACGTGGTCGGGAGTCCCACGCCAGAGATCCAGTGGTGGTACGCAGAAGTCAACCGGGCAGAGTCTTTCAGACAGCTGTGGGACGGTGCTCGGAAGCGCCGTGTCACCGTAAACACCGCCTACGGGTCAAACGGCGTGAGTGTGCTGAGAATAACCCGGCTCACCTTGGAGGACTCTGGGACTTACGAGTGCAGGGCCAGCAACGACCCCAAGAGGAATGACTTGAGGCAAAACCCTTCCATAACATGGATTCGAGCCCAGGCCACCATAAGCGTCCTTCAGA AACCAAGAATTGTCACCAGTGAAGAGGTCATTATTCGAGAAAGCCTCCTTCCTGTCACCCTGCAATGTAACCTCACTTCCAGCTCTCACACCCTTATGTACAGCTACTGGACAAGGAATGGGGTAGAACTCACTGCCACCCGTAAGAATGCCAGCAACATGGAGTACAG GATCAATAAGCCAAGAGCTGAGGATTCAGGCGAATACCACTGTGTGTATCATTTTGTCAGCGCTCCTAAAGCAAATGCCACCATTGAAGTGAAAG CTGCTCCTGACATCACTGGCCATAAACgaagtgaaaacaaaaatgaagggcAGGATGCTATGATGTACTGCAAGTCAGTTGGCTACCCCCACCCAGAGTGGATATGGCGCAAGAAGGAGAATGGTGTGTTTGAG gagatTTCTAATAGCTCTGGTCGCTTCTTCATCACCAACAAGGAGAATTACACTGAATTGAGTATTGTGAATCTGCAAAtcacagaagatcctggagagtaTGAATGTAATGCCACCAACTCCATTGGCTCTGCCTCCGTTTCCACCGTCCTTAGGGTACGGAGCCACCTTGCCCCACTTTGGCCTTTCTTGGGAATTCTGGCTGAAATCATCATCCTTGTGGTTATCATTGTTGTGtatgagaagaggaagaggccagATGAGGTTCCTGATG ATGATGAACCAGCCGGGCCAAT GAAAACCAACTCTACCAACAATCACAAAGATAAAAACTTGCGCCAGAGAAACACAAATTAA
- the Nptn gene encoding neuroplastin isoform X2 — protein MSGSSLPGALALSLLLVSGSLLPGPGAAQNAGFVKSPMSETKLTGDAFELYCDVVGSPTPEIQWWYAEVNRAESFRQLWDGARKRRVTVNTAYGSNGVSVLRITRLTLEDSGTYECRASNDPKRNDLRQNPSITWIRAQATISVLQKPRIVTSEEVIIRESLLPVTLQCNLTSSSHTLMYSYWTRNGVELTATRKNASNMEYRINKPRAEDSGEYHCVYHFVSAPKANATIEVKAAPDITGHKRSENKNEGQDAMMYCKSVGYPHPEWIWRKKENGVFEEISNSSGRFFITNKENYTELSIVNLQITEDPGEYECNATNSIGSASVSTVLRVRSHLAPLWPFLGILAEIIILVVIIVVYEKRKRPDEVPDAGPMKTNSTNNHKDKNLRQRNTN, from the exons CTGGGTTTGTCAAGTCGCCCATGTCAGAAACTAAGCTCACGGGGGACGCCTTTGAGCTGTACTGTGACGTGGTCGGGAGTCCCACGCCAGAGATCCAGTGGTGGTACGCAGAAGTCAACCGGGCAGAGTCTTTCAGACAGCTGTGGGACGGTGCTCGGAAGCGCCGTGTCACCGTAAACACCGCCTACGGGTCAAACGGCGTGAGTGTGCTGAGAATAACCCGGCTCACCTTGGAGGACTCTGGGACTTACGAGTGCAGGGCCAGCAACGACCCCAAGAGGAATGACTTGAGGCAAAACCCTTCCATAACATGGATTCGAGCCCAGGCCACCATAAGCGTCCTTCAGA AACCAAGAATTGTCACCAGTGAAGAGGTCATTATTCGAGAAAGCCTCCTTCCTGTCACCCTGCAATGTAACCTCACTTCCAGCTCTCACACCCTTATGTACAGCTACTGGACAAGGAATGGGGTAGAACTCACTGCCACCCGTAAGAATGCCAGCAACATGGAGTACAG GATCAATAAGCCAAGAGCTGAGGATTCAGGCGAATACCACTGTGTGTATCATTTTGTCAGCGCTCCTAAAGCAAATGCCACCATTGAAGTGAAAG CTGCTCCTGACATCACTGGCCATAAACgaagtgaaaacaaaaatgaagggcAGGATGCTATGATGTACTGCAAGTCAGTTGGCTACCCCCACCCAGAGTGGATATGGCGCAAGAAGGAGAATGGTGTGTTTGAG gagatTTCTAATAGCTCTGGTCGCTTCTTCATCACCAACAAGGAGAATTACACTGAATTGAGTATTGTGAATCTGCAAAtcacagaagatcctggagagtaTGAATGTAATGCCACCAACTCCATTGGCTCTGCCTCCGTTTCCACCGTCCTTAGGGTACGGAGCCACCTTGCCCCACTTTGGCCTTTCTTGGGAATTCTGGCTGAAATCATCATCCTTGTGGTTATCATTGTTGTGtatgagaagaggaagaggccagATGAGGTTCCTGATG CCGGGCCAAT GAAAACCAACTCTACCAACAATCACAAAGATAAAAACTTGCGCCAGAGAAACACAAATTAA